In the genome of Streptomyces globosus, one region contains:
- a CDS encoding family 2 encapsulin nanocompartment cargo protein terpene cyclase codes for MPEPGPSPMQSSLPAAAARPRLPAVPGLPFRPRPPAPETPQAAPADLPAPAAPPIPERGHGEALERIMAGPSGLGTASLHWARRPELSADLSALPAPPALPEPPQPPAAAAAEGRPIPGLYHHPVPEPDPVRVAEVSRRIKRWAVDEVEAYPPEWEDQFDGFSVGRYMVACHPDAPTLDHLMVATRLMVAENVVDDCYCEDHGGSPVGLGGRLLLAHTALDPLHTTGEYAPAWAETLLSDAPRRSYRSAMEYFLQVATPSQADRYRHDMARLHMGYLAEAAWAQTDYVPQVAEYLAMRQFNNFRPCPTITDTVGGYELPADLHALPAMQRVIALAGNATTIANDLYSYTKELDSPGMHLNLPVVIAEREGLSAKEAYLKAVEVHNDLMYAFEAAAAELAASCPDPRVLRFLKGVATWVDGNHYWHMTNTYRYSLPDFW; via the coding sequence ATGCCCGAGCCTGGGCCCTCCCCCATGCAGTCGAGCCTGCCCGCCGCCGCGGCCCGGCCCCGGCTGCCCGCTGTCCCCGGACTGCCCTTCCGGCCGCGCCCCCCGGCCCCGGAGACCCCGCAGGCCGCGCCCGCCGACCTGCCCGCCCCGGCGGCTCCGCCGATCCCGGAGCGCGGGCACGGCGAGGCCCTGGAGCGGATCATGGCCGGCCCCAGCGGCCTCGGCACGGCGAGCCTGCACTGGGCCCGCCGCCCGGAGCTGTCGGCGGACCTGTCGGCCCTGCCCGCCCCGCCGGCCCTGCCGGAGCCGCCGCAGCCGCCGGCGGCTGCGGCCGCCGAGGGCCGGCCCATCCCCGGCCTCTACCACCACCCCGTCCCCGAACCGGACCCGGTCCGCGTGGCCGAGGTCAGCCGCCGCATCAAGCGGTGGGCGGTCGACGAGGTCGAGGCGTACCCGCCCGAGTGGGAGGACCAGTTCGACGGCTTCTCCGTCGGCCGCTACATGGTCGCCTGCCACCCGGACGCCCCCACCCTCGACCACCTCATGGTCGCCACCCGCCTCATGGTCGCCGAGAACGTCGTCGACGACTGCTACTGCGAGGACCACGGCGGCTCACCCGTCGGCCTCGGCGGCCGGCTCCTCCTCGCCCACACCGCCCTCGACCCGCTCCACACCACCGGCGAGTACGCCCCGGCCTGGGCGGAAACGCTCCTCTCGGACGCGCCGCGCCGCTCGTACCGGTCCGCGATGGAGTACTTCCTCCAGGTCGCCACCCCCTCCCAGGCCGACCGCTACCGGCACGACATGGCCCGCCTGCACATGGGCTACCTCGCCGAGGCCGCCTGGGCGCAGACCGACTACGTCCCGCAGGTGGCCGAGTACCTGGCGATGCGGCAGTTCAACAACTTCCGCCCCTGCCCCACCATCACCGACACCGTCGGCGGCTACGAACTCCCCGCGGACCTGCACGCCCTGCCCGCCATGCAGCGCGTCATCGCCCTCGCGGGCAACGCCACCACCATCGCCAACGACCTGTACTCGTACACCAAGGAACTCGACAGCCCCGGCATGCACCTGAACCTGCCGGTGGTGATTGCCGAACGCGAAGGCCTCTCCGCCAAGGAGGCCTACCTCAAGGCCGTCGAGGTCCACAACGACCTCATGTACGCCTTCGAGGCCGCCGCGGCCGAACTCGCCGCCTCCTGCCCCGACCCGCGCGTCCTGCGCTTCCTCAAGGGAGTCGCCACGTGGGTCGACGGCAACCACTACTGGCACATGACCAACACGTACCGCTACAGCCTGCCCGACTTCTGGTAA
- a CDS encoding family 2B encapsulin nanocompartment shell protein produces MTVDSSPETQPAPPRQSSLATAAARNLATTTKSAPQMQEITSRWLLRMLPWVETKGGTYRVNRRLTYAVGDGVIEFVQDGASVRVIPRELGELAMLRGFDDEDALRELASRCVQRDFRPGEVIVERGAPAQHIHLIAHGRVGHTSVGKYGDTVDLAVLGDGDRFGEHALLDGQGTWDYTATAETAGTLLTLSRADFDAVLAASPALQDHITRFSSLPQQRQNRHGEAEIAMSAGHTGEPELPGTFVDYELRPREYELSIAQTVLRVHTRVADLYNEPMNQTEEQLRLTIEALRERQEHELVNNREFGLLHNAAFKQRIQTHSGPPTPDDLDELLCRRRGTRLFLAHPRTIAAIGREFNARGLYPDHVDVGGQSVPAWRGVPILPCNKIPISRENTSSIIAMRTGEENQGVIGLRQTGLPEEYEPGLSVRFMGIDEKSIISYLVTAYYSAAVLVPDALGVLENVQIARRRD; encoded by the coding sequence ATGACCGTTGACAGCAGCCCCGAGACGCAGCCGGCGCCGCCCCGGCAGTCCAGCCTTGCCACGGCGGCTGCCCGCAACCTCGCCACCACGACCAAGTCCGCCCCGCAGATGCAGGAGATCACCTCCCGCTGGCTGCTGCGGATGCTCCCCTGGGTGGAGACCAAGGGCGGCACCTACCGTGTGAACCGGCGGCTCACGTATGCCGTCGGCGACGGCGTCATCGAGTTCGTGCAGGACGGCGCGAGTGTCCGCGTCATCCCCCGCGAGCTCGGCGAACTCGCCATGCTGCGCGGATTCGACGACGAGGACGCCCTGCGCGAGCTGGCCTCCCGCTGCGTCCAGCGCGACTTCCGGCCCGGCGAGGTCATCGTCGAGCGCGGCGCCCCCGCCCAGCACATCCACCTCATCGCCCACGGCCGCGTCGGCCACACGTCCGTCGGCAAGTACGGCGACACCGTCGACCTCGCGGTCCTCGGCGACGGCGACCGCTTCGGCGAGCACGCCCTCCTCGACGGCCAGGGCACCTGGGACTACACCGCCACCGCCGAGACCGCCGGCACCCTCCTCACCCTCTCCCGCGCCGACTTCGACGCCGTCCTCGCCGCCTCCCCGGCGCTCCAGGACCACATCACGCGCTTCAGCTCGCTCCCGCAGCAGCGCCAGAACCGGCACGGCGAAGCCGAGATCGCGATGTCCGCCGGCCACACCGGCGAGCCCGAACTCCCCGGCACCTTCGTCGACTACGAGCTGCGGCCGCGCGAGTACGAGCTCTCCATCGCGCAGACCGTCCTGCGAGTCCACACGCGCGTCGCGGACCTCTACAACGAGCCGATGAACCAGACGGAGGAGCAGCTCCGGCTGACCATCGAGGCGCTGCGCGAGCGGCAGGAGCACGAGCTGGTCAACAACCGCGAGTTCGGCCTCCTCCACAACGCGGCGTTCAAGCAGCGCATCCAGACCCACTCCGGGCCGCCCACCCCCGACGACCTGGACGAGCTGCTGTGCCGCCGCCGCGGCACCCGCCTGTTCCTCGCCCACCCGCGGACCATCGCGGCGATCGGCCGCGAGTTCAACGCCCGCGGGCTCTACCCGGACCACGTCGATGTCGGCGGGCAGAGCGTCCCGGCCTGGCGCGGCGTCCCGATCCTGCCGTGCAACAAGATCCCGATCAGCAGGGAGAACACCAGCTCCATCATCGCCATGCGCACCGGCGAGGAGAACCAGGGCGTCATCGGCCTGCGCCAGACGGGGCTGCCGGAGGAGTACGAGCCGGGCCTGTCGGTCCGCTTCATGGGCATCGACGAGAAGTCGATCATCTCGTACCTGGTGACGGCGTACTACTCCGCCGCGGTCCTCGTGCCGGACGCGCTCGGCGTGCTGGAGAACGTCCAGATCGCCCGCAGGCGCGACTAG
- a CDS encoding bifunctional FO biosynthesis protein CofGH — translation MTPPSDAPTQNAMRRALRRARDGVALDTAEAAVLLRARGADLDDLAASAARVRDAGLAAAGRPGVITYSKSVFLPLTRLCRDKCHYCTFATVPGKLRRAGQGMFMSPDEVLDIARRGASLGCKEALITLGDKPEDRWPEAREWLEAHGYDDTVSYVRAISIRILEETGLLPHLNPGVLTWADFQRLKPVAPSMGMMLETTATRLWSEPGGPHHGSPDKEPAVRLRVLEDAGRSSVPFTSGLLIGIGETYEERAESLFALRRTARAYHGIQELIIQNFRAKPDTAMRGMPDAELDDLVATIAVARHIMGPSACLQAPPNLVDGEYARLIGAGIDDWGGVSPLTIDHVNPERPWPQIDRLAEQSAAAGFELRERLCVYPEFVQRGEPWLDPRLLPHVRALADPATGLARPDAEVTGRPWQEPEDAFTASGRTDLHTAVDTEGRTGDRRQDFDHVYGDWDALREAAAPGMAPEHIDTDVRAALSQAADAPERLTDAQALALLHADGPALDALCRIADQLRRDVVGDDVTYIVTRNINFTNVCYTGCRFCAFAQRRTDADAYTLSLDQVADRAAQAWDVGAVEVCMQGGIHPDLPGTAYFDIARAVKQRVPGMHVHAFSPMEIVNGATRTGMSVRDWLTAAKEAGLDSIPGTAAEILDDEVRWVLTKGKLPAADWIDVVTTAHELGIRSSSTMMYGHVDQPRHWLGHLRTLARIQQQTGGFTEFVTLPFIHTNAPVYLAGIARPGPTVRDNRAVTAMARLLLHPHITNIQTSWVKLGADGAAEMLRSGANDLGGTLMEETISRMAGSSYGSYRSVRDLTAIAEAAGRPATPRTTLYGKVPEERQRTAQASDGHLPRLLPVLD, via the coding sequence ATGACCCCTCCGAGTGACGCCCCGACCCAGAACGCGATGCGGCGCGCCCTGCGGCGCGCCCGCGACGGTGTCGCCCTGGACACGGCCGAGGCCGCCGTCCTCCTCCGGGCCCGCGGCGCCGACCTCGACGACCTCGCCGCGTCCGCCGCCCGCGTCCGCGACGCCGGCCTCGCCGCCGCCGGCCGGCCCGGTGTCATCACGTACTCGAAGAGCGTGTTCCTCCCCCTCACCCGCCTCTGCCGCGACAAGTGCCACTACTGCACCTTCGCGACCGTCCCCGGGAAGCTGCGCCGCGCCGGCCAGGGGATGTTCATGTCACCGGACGAGGTCCTCGACATCGCCCGCCGCGGCGCCTCACTCGGCTGCAAGGAAGCCCTCATCACCCTCGGCGACAAGCCCGAGGACCGCTGGCCCGAGGCCCGCGAGTGGTTGGAGGCCCACGGCTACGACGACACCGTCTCCTACGTCCGCGCCATCTCCATCCGCATCCTCGAAGAGACCGGCCTGCTCCCCCACCTCAACCCCGGCGTCCTCACCTGGGCGGACTTCCAGCGGCTCAAGCCCGTCGCCCCCTCCATGGGCATGATGCTGGAGACCACCGCGACGCGCCTGTGGTCCGAGCCCGGCGGCCCCCACCACGGCTCCCCCGACAAGGAGCCCGCCGTCCGCCTCCGCGTCCTCGAGGACGCCGGACGCTCCTCCGTCCCCTTCACCTCCGGCCTCCTCATCGGCATCGGGGAGACGTACGAGGAGCGCGCCGAGTCGCTGTTCGCGCTGCGCCGCACCGCCCGCGCGTACCACGGCATCCAGGAGCTGATCATCCAGAACTTCCGCGCCAAGCCGGACACGGCGATGCGCGGCATGCCCGACGCCGAACTCGACGACCTCGTCGCCACCATCGCCGTCGCCCGCCACATCATGGGCCCCTCGGCCTGCCTCCAGGCCCCGCCCAACCTCGTCGACGGCGAGTACGCCCGCCTGATCGGCGCCGGCATCGACGACTGGGGCGGCGTCTCCCCGCTGACCATCGACCACGTCAACCCCGAACGGCCCTGGCCGCAGATCGACCGGCTCGCCGAACAGTCCGCCGCCGCCGGCTTCGAGCTCCGCGAACGGCTCTGCGTCTACCCGGAGTTCGTCCAGCGCGGCGAACCCTGGCTGGACCCGCGGCTGCTGCCCCACGTCCGGGCCCTCGCCGACCCGGCGACCGGCCTCGCCCGGCCCGACGCCGAGGTCACCGGCCGGCCCTGGCAGGAACCCGAGGACGCCTTCACCGCCTCCGGCCGCACCGACCTGCACACCGCCGTCGACACCGAAGGCCGCACCGGCGACCGCCGCCAGGACTTCGACCACGTCTACGGCGACTGGGACGCCCTCCGCGAAGCCGCCGCCCCCGGCATGGCCCCCGAACACATCGACACCGACGTCCGCGCCGCCCTCTCCCAGGCCGCCGACGCCCCCGAACGCCTCACCGACGCCCAGGCCCTCGCCCTGCTCCACGCGGACGGGCCCGCGCTGGACGCCCTCTGCCGGATCGCCGACCAGCTGCGGCGTGACGTCGTCGGCGACGACGTCACCTACATCGTCACCAGGAACATCAACTTCACCAACGTCTGCTACACCGGCTGCCGCTTCTGCGCCTTCGCGCAGCGCCGCACCGACGCCGACGCCTACACCCTCTCCCTCGACCAGGTCGCCGACCGGGCCGCCCAGGCCTGGGACGTCGGCGCCGTCGAGGTGTGCATGCAGGGCGGCATCCACCCCGACCTGCCCGGCACCGCGTACTTCGACATCGCCCGCGCCGTCAAACAGCGCGTCCCCGGCATGCACGTCCACGCCTTCTCCCCCATGGAGATCGTCAACGGCGCCACCCGCACCGGCATGTCCGTACGCGACTGGCTCACCGCCGCCAAGGAAGCCGGCCTCGACTCCATCCCCGGCACCGCCGCCGAGATCCTCGACGACGAAGTCCGCTGGGTCCTCACCAAGGGCAAACTGCCGGCCGCCGACTGGATCGACGTCGTCACCACCGCCCACGAGCTGGGCATACGCTCCTCCTCCACCATGATGTACGGGCACGTCGACCAGCCCCGGCACTGGCTCGGCCACCTGCGCACCCTCGCCCGCATCCAGCAGCAGACCGGCGGCTTCACCGAGTTCGTCACCCTCCCCTTCATCCACACCAACGCCCCCGTCTACCTCGCGGGCATCGCCCGGCCCGGCCCGACCGTCCGCGACAACCGCGCCGTCACCGCCATGGCCCGCCTGCTGCTCCACCCGCACATCACCAACATCCAGACCAGCTGGGTCAAGCTCGGCGCCGACGGCGCGGCCGAAATGCTCCGCTCCGGCGCCAACGACCTCGGCGGCACCCTCATGGAGGAGACCATCTCCCGCATGGCCGGATCGAGCTACGGCTCCTACCGCTCCGTCCGCGACCTCACCGCCATCGCCGAAGCCGCCGGCCGCCCCGCCACACCCCGCACCACCCTGTACGGCAAGGTCCCGGAGGAGCGGCAGCGCACCGCCCAGGCCTCCGACGGCCACCTGCCGCGACTGCTCCCCGTCCTGGACTGA
- a CDS encoding ADP-ribosylglycohydrolase family protein — MDTATTTDTAPAPAPAPAAALAATPAAEAAPTAQTHPATAGQSAAAARPTADTAPDATPEAAPDTDTPGARTPLTIGAWGRTEQQDFRSRVRGTLLGSAIGDALGAPVAGLSLDGIRNTHGVEGLTEPAPAHGRRGTVTASTQLTLFTVDGLIRAHVRRDTGAWHPPTDIHRAYLRWAATQNDWGPDERRTDNGWLGQQEWLYARRGPDRACMTGFADTILGTLDQPKNPTARDAAATTRSAPFGLLVGWEPALVLQLAIECAVQSHGHPTAYLSAGAFAVIVHALTRGDTLDSAVHRALALLADRPGHQPVTDALRRALTAAAEPAAPSPRAVESLSPGDGRDAEDTLAVAVYCALTAEDVRHGLRLAVNHGGDSSATGALCGALLGALHGETALPAPWLTDLEGRATLLELADDFALEMTQGPALHGPAASAPGWLARYPRG, encoded by the coding sequence ATGGACACCGCAACGACCACCGACACGGCACCGGCACCGGCACCGGCACCGGCAGCAGCCCTGGCCGCGACCCCGGCCGCGGAGGCCGCTCCGACCGCGCAGACACACCCGGCCACTGCCGGACAGTCCGCCGCAGCCGCCCGGCCGACCGCGGACACCGCCCCCGACGCCACCCCCGAGGCCGCCCCGGACACTGACACCCCCGGCGCCCGCACCCCCCTCACCATCGGCGCGTGGGGCCGCACCGAGCAGCAGGACTTCCGCAGCCGCGTCCGCGGCACCCTCCTCGGCTCCGCGATCGGCGACGCCCTCGGCGCCCCCGTCGCCGGCCTCTCCCTCGACGGCATCCGCAACACCCACGGCGTCGAAGGCCTCACCGAACCCGCGCCCGCCCACGGCCGCCGCGGCACCGTCACCGCCTCCACGCAGCTCACCCTCTTCACCGTCGACGGCCTCATCCGCGCCCACGTCCGCCGCGACACCGGCGCCTGGCACCCGCCCACCGACATCCACCGCGCCTACCTCCGGTGGGCCGCCACCCAGAACGACTGGGGCCCCGACGAACGCCGCACCGACAACGGCTGGCTCGGCCAACAGGAGTGGCTGTACGCCCGCCGCGGCCCCGACCGCGCCTGCATGACCGGCTTCGCCGACACCATCCTCGGCACCCTCGACCAGCCGAAGAACCCCACCGCCCGCGACGCCGCCGCCACCACCCGGTCCGCCCCCTTCGGCCTCCTCGTCGGCTGGGAACCCGCCCTCGTCCTCCAACTCGCCATCGAATGCGCCGTCCAAAGCCACGGCCATCCGACCGCCTACCTGTCCGCCGGCGCGTTCGCCGTCATCGTGCACGCCCTCACCCGCGGCGACACCCTCGACAGCGCCGTCCACCGCGCCCTCGCCCTCCTCGCCGACCGCCCCGGCCACCAGCCCGTCACCGACGCCCTCCGGCGCGCCCTCACCGCCGCCGCCGAACCGGCCGCGCCCAGCCCCCGCGCCGTCGAATCCCTCTCCCCCGGCGACGGCCGCGACGCCGAGGACACCCTCGCCGTCGCCGTCTACTGCGCCCTCACGGCAGAGGACGTACGCCACGGGCTGCGCCTCGCCGTCAACCACGGCGGCGACTCCTCCGCCACCGGCGCCCTCTGCGGAGCCCTCCTCGGCGCCCTCCACGGCGAGACCGCCCTGCCGGCCCCCTGGCTCACCGACCTCGAAGGGCGCGCCACGCTGCTGGAACTCGCCGACGACTTCGCGCTGGAGATGACCCAGGGGCCCGCCCTGCACGGCCCGGCCGCCTCCGCGCCCGGCTGGCTGGCGCGGTACCCGCGGGGCTGA
- a CDS encoding TIGR03619 family F420-dependent LLM class oxidoreductase: protein MRIATTIFLTDRTVTPVRLAHSLEERGFHALYLPEHTHIPVSRDTEAPMGGELPDEYGRTLDPFVALAQAAAVTRRLRVGTGITLVAQHDPIVLAKQVATLDHLSGGRLTFGVGYGWNVEEAADHGVDWRTRRERVHDHLALMRTLWAPEPAAHTGPYASVSASAAHPKPAQTPRELTPGRPLHGPRTLLGGAAGPKLFAAIAAHADGWLPIGGGGLTESLPALRRVWEAEGRDPKALQVVPYAVRPNPGKLAHYAELGIEEVVLQLPPGRESEVLRTLDEYAQYL, encoded by the coding sequence ATGCGGATCGCCACGACCATCTTCCTCACCGACCGGACTGTCACGCCTGTCCGCCTCGCCCACAGCCTGGAGGAGCGCGGCTTCCACGCCCTCTACCTGCCCGAGCACACCCACATCCCGGTCTCCCGCGACACCGAGGCGCCGATGGGCGGCGAACTCCCCGACGAGTACGGGCGCACCCTCGACCCCTTCGTCGCCCTCGCGCAGGCCGCCGCCGTCACCCGCCGCCTCCGCGTCGGCACCGGCATCACCCTGGTCGCCCAGCACGACCCGATCGTCCTCGCCAAGCAGGTCGCCACCCTCGACCACCTCTCCGGCGGCCGCCTCACCTTCGGCGTCGGCTACGGCTGGAACGTCGAGGAGGCCGCCGACCACGGCGTCGACTGGCGCACCCGCCGCGAACGCGTCCACGACCACCTCGCCCTCATGCGCACCCTCTGGGCCCCCGAACCCGCCGCCCACACCGGCCCGTACGCTTCTGTCAGCGCCAGCGCCGCCCACCCCAAGCCGGCCCAGACACCCCGCGAACTCACCCCGGGCCGACCCCTCCACGGCCCCCGCACCCTGCTCGGCGGGGCGGCGGGCCCGAAGCTCTTCGCGGCGATCGCCGCCCACGCCGACGGCTGGCTCCCCATCGGCGGAGGCGGCCTCACCGAATCCCTGCCGGCACTGCGCCGAGTGTGGGAAGCCGAGGGGCGCGACCCCAAGGCCCTGCAGGTGGTCCCGTACGCGGTCCGCCCGAACCCGGGAAAGCTGGCGCACTACGCGGAACTCGGCATCGAGGAGGTCGTCCTGCAACTCCCGCCGGGGAGGGAGTCGGAGGTGCTGAGGACGTTGGACGAGTACGCGCAGTATCTGTGA
- a CDS encoding APC family permease: protein MTQLDVRPAAEDTARDVTDVRGKGLGKGSVGLVGSAVIGVSTVAPVYCLTSTLGSTAGEVGVQMPAVFLAGFLPMLLVAFAYRELNKAVPDCGTSFTWTVKAFGPRIGWMCGWGLVIATIIVLSNLAGVATSYFWLLAGEITGSPSIAALDDNKLVHIATCLTLIAVATAISYRGMTATKGVQYTLVGLQLVVLAVFVAMALQKASAGSFDTGLDFSWEWMNPFAVESMAAFTAGLSLSIFMYWGWDACLATNEETTGSAKTPGRASLIAMVVLVGSYLATGIAAQMAVGSGDKGLGLANPETSDNVFAALAGPVMGPALGILLFIAVLASAAASLQTTFIPVARTVLAMSAYEALPPAYAKVHPKFKTPGRATVMAGVATGAFYTVMTLVSENVLTDTIFALGLMICFYYSLTAFACAWYFRAELRRSARDLFFKGVFPLLGGILLAAVFLKTLVDMWDPAYGSGSTVLGVGSVFVIGVGLLVLGLGVMLVTERRSPAFFRGEVLTKSTPALVVED, encoded by the coding sequence ATGACTCAGCTGGACGTTCGGCCCGCGGCCGAAGACACGGCACGCGACGTCACCGACGTACGCGGCAAGGGCCTCGGCAAGGGGTCCGTGGGACTGGTGGGCAGCGCCGTCATCGGCGTCTCCACCGTCGCCCCCGTCTACTGCCTGACCTCCACCCTCGGCTCGACGGCCGGCGAGGTCGGCGTCCAGATGCCGGCCGTCTTCCTGGCCGGCTTCCTCCCGATGCTCCTCGTGGCCTTCGCCTACCGCGAGCTCAACAAGGCCGTACCCGACTGCGGCACCTCCTTCACCTGGACCGTCAAGGCCTTCGGCCCGCGCATCGGCTGGATGTGCGGCTGGGGCCTCGTCATCGCCACGATCATCGTGCTGTCCAACCTGGCCGGAGTGGCGACCTCCTACTTCTGGCTGCTGGCCGGCGAGATCACCGGCAGCCCCTCGATCGCGGCCCTCGACGACAACAAGCTCGTCCACATCGCCACCTGCCTCACCCTCATAGCCGTCGCCACCGCCATCAGCTACCGCGGCATGACCGCCACCAAGGGCGTCCAGTACACCCTGGTCGGCCTGCAACTCGTCGTCCTCGCCGTCTTCGTCGCCATGGCCCTCCAGAAGGCGTCCGCCGGCAGCTTCGACACCGGGCTCGACTTCTCCTGGGAGTGGATGAACCCCTTCGCGGTCGAGTCCATGGCGGCCTTCACCGCCGGCCTCTCCCTCTCGATCTTCATGTACTGGGGCTGGGACGCCTGCCTCGCCACCAACGAGGAGACCACCGGCTCCGCCAAGACCCCGGGCCGCGCCTCACTCATCGCGATGGTCGTCCTGGTCGGCTCCTACCTGGCCACCGGCATCGCCGCCCAGATGGCCGTCGGCTCCGGCGACAAGGGCCTCGGCCTCGCCAACCCGGAGACCTCCGACAACGTCTTCGCCGCCCTCGCCGGCCCCGTCATGGGCCCCGCCCTCGGCATCCTCCTCTTCATCGCGGTCCTGGCCTCCGCCGCCGCCTCGCTCCAGACCACGTTCATCCCGGTGGCGCGCACCGTCCTCGCGATGTCCGCGTACGAGGCGCTGCCGCCCGCGTACGCGAAGGTCCACCCGAAGTTCAAGACCCCGGGCCGCGCCACCGTCATGGCGGGCGTCGCGACCGGCGCCTTCTACACCGTCATGACCCTCGTCAGCGAGAACGTCCTCACCGACACGATCTTCGCGCTCGGCCTGATGATCTGCTTCTACTACTCGCTGACCGCCTTCGCCTGCGCCTGGTACTTCCGCGCCGAACTGCGGCGCAGCGCCCGCGACCTCTTCTTCAAGGGCGTCTTCCCCCTCCTGGGCGGGATCCTGCTGGCCGCCGTCTTCCTCAAGACCCTCGTCGACATGTGGGACCCGGCGTACGGATCGGGATCCACCGTCCTCGGCGTCGGCAGCGTCTTCGTCATCGGCGTCGGCCTCCTCGTCCTCGGCCTGGGCGTCATGCTCGTCACCGAACGCCGCAGCCCCGCCTTCTTCCGCGGCGAGGTCCTCACCAAGTCGACGCCGGCCCTGGTCGTCGAAGACTGA